The region AAAAGTCTTAGACATTATTCGCAAAGAAGATTTTGATAATAGATCTTTAATATCAGTTAAAACCAATGCAGAGGATGCCCACTTGGCTTTCTCCAAATTGAAGAAACTAACAGGAAGGTTTGATTATAGATTGAATGGATTATTCGGACCTGTTATGAACTCATTTTTCCTTTATGATTTTCATTGTATTCACGCTTTGGAAAAATGGAAAAAAGAACACAATGAACAAGTGAGTCAATGGTTAAATACATGCGAATACCTTGATGCGCTGAATAGCCTTGCTGGTTTTGCTTTTAACAATCCGAGATTTATATTCCCAGTTATTTCAGAAGGTAAACCAAAAGTATATTTCAAATCGCTTGGACATCCACTTATTCCTGAATCGAAAAGGGTCACAAATGATTTTGAACTGGGATCATCGCAAAACCTGATGATAGTGACAGGAGCCAATATGGCTGGTAAGAGTACCTTTTTAAGAGCTGTCGGATTAAATGTTTTATTAGCACAGACCGGCTGTCCTGTTTGTGCTATTCACGGAGAAGCATCAACGCTTGATATTTATTCAAGTATGCGCACTTCTGATTCTCTGAAAGATCAGACTTCCTACTTCCATGCTGAACTGAAAAGACTTAAACTTATCATTGACACTGCTCGCAATGGTACCCCGCTTCTGATTCTTATAGACGAGATGCTTAAAGGTACCAACTCTGATGATAAGCTTTCAGGATCAATAGCTATGGTTGAAGAACTAAAAGACTTGAATTGCGCCTCTATCATTGCAACACACGACCTTGCCTTAGGAGACACTGAATTAAAATATCCTGAAAAGATCTGTAATTTCTGTTTTGAAAGTATTATTCAAAACAACGATGTGACTTTTGATTACAAAATGAGATCTGGAAAAGCAACCAATAAAAATGCAACTTTCCTTATGAAGAAGATGGGAATTATCAGATAGATTTGCGCCCGTTCCTTAATCTTCTAAAAAATATTACAGAATAAATATTATGCAAAATCCTGATGCATAATATTTATCAGAAGTATTAACTTTTCAGGCTTTAAAAACCAGAACTTTTGAACCAAAAAAGTTTGAAAACACAGTAGTACCGGTAGCAATAACCTGAGCAACCATATGGGAAAGGTGGTAATTCTCAACCAAATATTTAAGAATTATGAGATTTACACCTAGAGAAAACAGATAAACCAGAAAGTATTTTAAAATATAAATTTTATTATTGTCTTCTTTAGAAAAAGTCCAGTTTTTATTAATATAAAAACCAGTCAAAAGTCCAGTGAAAAAACCGATTGTAGAGGCAACCAGGTAGTGAATTTGAGTTAATTCGGTCAGCGTTATAAAAATGACATAATTTACTGCAGTGCAAATACCTCCAACTACAGCAAACCGAATAAATTGATCTCTTAGCTTTGTATTAATCATAAATAAGATTCACACATTTTTCAATGCGGTTCGGCTTCTTAATCTCCAAATTTAACATTAAAACCTGAAGAAATTCTGAATTATTATATAAAAGAGTATATATAGTCTTCAAAAAACATCAAAAATACTAAAAATCAGCTATCTAAACGTATATTATTGTCTGATAACCGGATATTTCCTTTCCTGTGGTATCGAGTCTTTCGACCCGACACCTTTAATGAGATTTCAAGAGATGAATACCAAGAAATAGAGAGTGGCCGGAAAGACCTGACACCATGAAAAAAATGGCTATCAAAATCTTTCCTCAAACAATATTATTCCTCAATACTCATATATCATATCCGGCTTACCATTCTTATAAATCGTCCACTCTCCTTTCATTTCGCCGCTGACATAGTTTCCTGAAGAT is a window of Sporocytophaga myxococcoides DSM 11118 DNA encoding:
- a CDS encoding GtrA family protein; the protein is MINTKLRDQFIRFAVVGGICTAVNYVIFITLTELTQIHYLVASTIGFFTGLLTGFYINKNWTFSKEDNNKIYILKYFLVYLFSLGVNLIILKYLVENYHLSHMVAQVIATGTTVFSNFFGSKVLVFKA
- a CDS encoding MutS-related protein; amino-acid sequence: MENPLNTSPKDVYEKHLKTSIEIKNKIEKDQSLTGTLRLFSAIAFLACLYFMFQDANALTVLGSAALLFVFIAFVIKSLNLKRKKKFYTTLIDLNQGELNGLEGNHSAFNNGIEFINPSHPYSYDLDLFGDASFFQSINRTCLPESSLRLASILLKPLNKKQYILERQEAISALKDKIEFRQHFYAHGSEITNEESSQKALLDWLQTSSDIVTGFIRITSLTTPFICLALIISSLFVDGLWSYIMLIVAFHWAIYGITVKKINAYHQTIGKKHNYLSGYQKVLDIIRKEDFDNRSLISVKTNAEDAHLAFSKLKKLTGRFDYRLNGLFGPVMNSFFLYDFHCIHALEKWKKEHNEQVSQWLNTCEYLDALNSLAGFAFNNPRFIFPVISEGKPKVYFKSLGHPLIPESKRVTNDFELGSSQNLMIVTGANMAGKSTFLRAVGLNVLLAQTGCPVCAIHGEASTLDIYSSMRTSDSLKDQTSYFHAELKRLKLIIDTARNGTPLLILIDEMLKGTNSDDKLSGSIAMVEELKDLNCASIIATHDLALGDTELKYPEKICNFCFESIIQNNDVTFDYKMRSGKATNKNATFLMKKMGIIR